ATTAGTTGTACAGTGATAAAACCGTTATAGGGTCCGTTGTCAAACAATGATAATCACGTGATAGGAACGTGATTCATCGGTCTGAAGTGCTTATGATGATTTATATATAAAACCGTTATATGTGGGTAAAGGATTGCGGATGTCATACATGATTGCCACACCAGCGGCGTTGACGGCGGCGGCAACGGATATCGACGGGATTGGCTCGGCGGTTAGCGTTGCGAACGCCGCGGCGGTCGCCGCGACAACCGGAGTGCTGGCCGCCGGTGGCGATGAAGTGTTGGCGGCCATCGCTAGGCTGTTCAACGCAAACGCCGAGGAATATCACGCCCTCAGCGCGCAGGTGGCGGCGTTTCAAACCCTGTTTGTGCGCACCTTGACTGGGGGGTGCGGAGTCTTTCGCCGGCGCCGAGGCCGCCAATGCGTCACAGCTGCAGAGCATCGCGCGGCAGGTGCGGGGCGCCGTCAACGCCGTCGCCGGTCAGGTGACGGGCAATGGCGGCTCCGGCAACAGCGGCACTTCGGCTGCGGCGGCCAACCCGAATTCCGACAACACAGCGAGCATCGCCGATAGGGGCACAAGCGCCATCATGACCACGGCAAGCGCGACCGCGTCTTCCACGGGCGTCGATGGCGGAATAGCGGCGACGTATGCGGTCGCCTCGCAATGGGATGGTGGCTACGTGGCCAATTACACGATCACCCAATTCGGGCGCGACTTCGATGACCGATTGGCGGTTGCAATTCACTTTGCCTGAAAATGCCTCTATTTCGAACGCGTGCTGCGCTCAACTTGCCCAGTCGGGCACGCAGTACACTCTTGACGCCCGAGAGCTATAACGGCACCCCCCGTGGACTCGATCACCGTCGGCTACCAAGCAGCGCAAACCGGCGGCTACTCGCCACCGACAAATCTGCTGATCAACGGTCAAGCCGTCACCATCGACCAGACCCCCATCACCTCGTCGCCAACGACTCCGCCACCCACCACACCACCCGAGATCCCGACCGGTGGAACGGTGATCTCCACCTAGTTCGGGACGACTACGGTCACCGGAGGCTACGTGGTGCAGAACAACGCGTGGAACAACCCCCGCCGGGCAGACCGTCAACGTCAGCCAAACCGGGTTCACCATCACCGAGATGAACGGTGCTGCCCCAACCAACGGCGCCCCGCTGAGTTACCCCTCGATCTGCGAGGGCGTGCACTGGGGCCACCTCGTCGGTGGGCACCAACCTGCCTACTGAGGTGGGCCAGATTTTGTCGGCGCCGACCAGCATCGACTACAACT
Above is a window of Mycobacterium tuberculosis H37Rv DNA encoding:
- the PE9 gene encoding PE family protein PE9 encodes the protein MSYMIATPAALTAAATDIDGIGSAVSVANAAAVAATTGVLAAGGDEVLAAIARLFNANAEEYHALSAQVAAFQTLFVRTLTGGCGVFRRRRGRQCVTAAEHRAAGAGRRQRRRRSGDGQWRLRQQRHFGCGGQPEFRQHSEHRR